In the Halichoerus grypus chromosome 4, mHalGry1.hap1.1, whole genome shotgun sequence genome, one interval contains:
- the MARS2 gene encoding methionine--tRNA ligase, mitochondrial, whose protein sequence is MRPSHVLAERPLRSCGPAGIMLRTSVLRLLGRPGTSGVSLLEYSCPRHYSSGPLGARDDARGARAFFTTPIFYVNAAPHIGHLYSALLADALCRHRRLQVPSAAATRFSTGTDEHGLKIQQAAAAAGLAPTELCDRVSAQFQQLFREAGISSTDFIRTTEARHRIAVQHFWGLLKARGLLYKGLYEGWYCSSEECFLPEAKVTRQPDSSGDLCPVSLESGHPVSWTKEENYIFRLSQFREPLQRWLRGDPQAITPEPFHRAVLEWLEEELPDLSVSRKSSHLHWGIPVPGDDSQTIYVWLDALVNYLTVIGYPNAEFKSWWPTTSHIIGKDILKFHAIYWPALLLGAGMSPPHRIYVHSHWTVCGQKMSKSLGNVVDPRTCLDRYTVDGFRYFLLRQGVPSWDCDYYDEKVVKLLDSELADALGGLLNRCTAKRINPSGTYPVFCTTCFPSEPGLVGPSVRAQAEDYALVNAVATLPRQVADHYDNFQIYKALEAVSSCVRQTNGFVQRHAPWKLNWESPVDAPWLGTVLHVALECLRVFGTLLQPVTPNLADKLLSRLGVSATERGLGELYFLPRFYGHPCPFEGRRLGPETGLLFPRLDQSRAWLVKAHRT, encoded by the coding sequence ATGCGCCCCTCACACGTGCTGGCAGAACGCCCCCTCCGCAGCTGCGGCCCGGCCGGCATCATGCTGCGAACTTCTGTCCTGCGGCTGCTAGGACGCCCGGGAACGAGTGGAGTCTCGCTCCTGGAGTACTCTTGCCCCCGCCACTACAGTTCGGGCCCTCTCGGTGCCCGCGACGATGCTCGCGGCGCGCGCGCCTTCTTCACGACACCCATTTTCTACGTGAACGCGGCGCCGCACATCGGACACCTGTACTCGGCACTACTGGCAGACGCCCTGTGCCGCCACCGTCGCCTCCAAGTTCCCAGCGCTGCCGCCACGCGATTCTCCACTGGTACCGACGAGCATGGCCTGAAGATTCAGCAAGCAGCAGCCGCTGCGGGCCTGGCCCCCACCGAGCTGTGCGACCGAGTGTCTGCCCAGTTCCAGCAGCTTTTTCGGGAGGCTGGCATCTCCTCCACTGACTTCATCCGCACTACGGAAGCCCGGCACCGGATCGCTGTGCAGCATTTCTGGGGACTGCTGAAGGCCCGGGGTCTGCTCTACAAGGGGCTCTATGAAGGTTGGTATTGCTCCTCCGAAGAGTGCTTCCTGCCTGAGGCCAAGGTCACCCGGCAGCCGGATTCGTCAGGGGACTTGTGTCCTGTATCTCTAGAGAGTGGGCATCCCGTATCCTGGACCAAGGAAGAAAACTACATTTTCAGGCTTTCTCAGTTCCGAGAGCCGCTTCAGCGGTGGCTGCGGGGTGACCCTCAGGCAATCACTCCCGAGCCATTTCATCGCGCAGTTCTTGAGTGGCTGGAGGAGGAGCTGCCGGACCTTTCTGTCTCTCGAAAGAGCAGCCACTTGCATTGGGGCATTCCTGTGCCCGGGGACGATTCGCAGACCATCTACGTATGGCTAGATGCCTTGGTCAACTACCTTACTGTAATTGGCTACCCAAATGCTGAGTTTAAATCTTGGTGGCCAACCACCTCTCATATCATAGGCAAGGACATTCTTAAATTCCATGCTATCTATTGGCCTGCCCTCCTTTTAGGGGCCGGCATGAGCCCACCACACCGCATCTATGTCCACTCTCACTGGACGGTCTGTGGCCAAAAGATGTCTAAAAGCTTGGGTAACGTGGTGGATCCCAGGACTTGCCTTGATCGCTATACTGTGGATGGCTTCCGATACTTTCTTCTTCGGCAGGGCGTCCCCAGCTGGGACTGCGATTACTATGATGAAAAGGTGGTTAAGTTGCTAGATTCTGAGCTGGCAGATGCTTTGGGAGGTCTCCTGAACCGGTGCACTGCCAAAAGAATAAATCCTTCTGGGACCTACCCGGTTTTCTGCACTACCTGCTTTCCCAGTGAGCCAGGGTTGGTGGGGCCATCAGTTCGTGCTCAAGCAGAGGACTATGCTTTGGTCAACGCAGTGGCCACTTTGCCCAGGCAGGTAGCTGACCACTATGATAACTTTCAGATCTATAAGGCTCTGGAGGCAGTGTCCAGCTGTGTCCGGCAAACTAATGGCTTTGTCCAAAGGCATGCACCATGGAAGTTGAACTGGGAGAGCCCAGTGGATGCCCCCTGGCTGGGTACCGTGCTTCACGTGGCCTTGGAATGTTTGCGAGTCTTTGGAACTTTGCTCCAGCCTGTCACCCCAAACCTAGCTGATAAGCTGCTATCCAGGTTGGGGGTCTCTGCCACAGAGAGGGGCCTTGGAGAGCTCTATTTCTTGCCTCGATTCTATGGACATCCATGTCCTTTtgaagggaggaggctgggacCTGAAACTGGGCTCTTGTTTCCAAGACTAGACCAATCCAGGGCCTGGCTGGTAAAAGCCCATAGGACCTAG